A single window of uncultured Pseudodesulfovibrio sp. DNA harbors:
- a CDS encoding AraC family transcriptional regulator, giving the protein MENTMKDTTKNLYFERMHTVLQHIQANLDENMTLESLAAMTFFSPIHFHRIFKGMFGETVVEHIRRIRMERAATRLAMGTSSVTDASFDAGYETVESFSRAFKKMFDCPPSKYHEKHWKTLYARLSGSVHYLPESARDGLVVTNQKETDMEVKIEKVKPMRVAFVKHVGPYIECDKAWKTLCTWAEQEGHFAEMPKFIGICYDDPQVTPEDKIRYDACFTIGDEVKTTGEIGTQILSGGEYAVTTHKGPYTGLEQTYGKLMGQWLPKSGREFREEPSFEVYLNSPDHTQPEDLLTEIYLPLK; this is encoded by the coding sequence ATGGAAAATACGATGAAGGACACCACTAAAAACCTGTATTTCGAACGAATGCATACGGTTTTACAACACATTCAGGCCAACCTTGACGAAAACATGACACTTGAATCGCTTGCCGCTATGACCTTTTTTTCTCCGATACATTTTCATCGGATTTTCAAGGGAATGTTCGGCGAGACCGTTGTTGAACACATTCGTCGAATACGCATGGAAAGAGCGGCCACCAGACTGGCGATGGGGACATCCTCAGTGACGGACGCATCTTTCGACGCAGGGTATGAAACCGTGGAATCCTTCAGTCGGGCATTCAAGAAAATGTTTGATTGTCCACCATCCAAATATCATGAGAAACACTGGAAAACTTTGTACGCAAGACTTTCCGGCTCAGTACACTACCTCCCAGAATCAGCGCGCGACGGGTTGGTTGTTACAAACCAAAAGGAGACAGACATGGAAGTAAAAATTGAGAAGGTAAAACCAATGCGGGTTGCTTTTGTCAAACACGTTGGTCCGTACATCGAATGCGACAAAGCATGGAAAACTCTTTGCACTTGGGCAGAACAGGAAGGACATTTTGCAGAAATGCCAAAATTCATCGGCATCTGCTACGACGATCCACAGGTCACCCCAGAGGATAAAATCCGATATGACGCCTGCTTCACAATCGGCGACGAAGTGAAAACAACAGGTGAAATAGGCACTCAAATCCTGTCGGGTGGAGAGTACGCTGTCACCACGCACAAAGGTCCGTACACAGGGCTTGAACAAACCTATGGGAAACTGATGGGACAATGGTTGCCCAAAAGTGGACGTGAATTCAGAGAAGAACCCAGCTTTGAAGTCTATCTCAACTCACCAGATCACACGCAGCCAGAAGATTTGCTGACGGAGATCTATCTTCCACTCAAATAG
- a CDS encoding CerR family C-terminal domain-containing protein: protein MKKQKMSPERTQLQLLQAGMHLFGLNGFKGTRTRELAQLAGVNQAAIPYHFGGKEGLYLAVAAYVVKRGRDQMKDEIEMIELKVKGGELAKAEAEHLLMKFFFGFMDNVILSEDLSDRSRFILREYSTPGAGFEIIYEGLLGKIHMLLCQLVGIIEGSPPESEHVILKTHALFGTVIGNALTRNLLFRRLDWDDFTPERIGRMKQTIAEIVCHGLKLGDPQQYMETS from the coding sequence GTGAAAAAGCAAAAGATGTCACCGGAAAGAACCCAACTTCAACTTCTCCAAGCAGGTATGCATTTGTTCGGTTTGAATGGCTTTAAAGGCACTCGAACGCGAGAACTTGCTCAGTTGGCGGGGGTCAATCAGGCCGCCATACCGTATCACTTCGGAGGCAAGGAAGGGTTATATCTGGCGGTAGCCGCGTATGTCGTTAAGCGCGGTCGAGATCAAATGAAAGATGAAATTGAAATGATTGAACTCAAGGTGAAGGGTGGTGAGCTTGCCAAGGCTGAAGCTGAACACCTTTTGATGAAGTTTTTCTTTGGGTTCATGGATAACGTCATATTGTCTGAAGATTTGAGTGATCGTTCCCGTTTTATCTTGAGGGAGTATTCAACGCCTGGGGCCGGGTTCGAAATCATTTATGAAGGTTTGCTCGGGAAAATACATATGCTTTTATGTCAATTGGTTGGAATTATAGAAGGGAGCCCCCCTGAAAGTGAGCATGTCATTTTAAAGACGCATGCATTGTTCGGCACGGTCATTGGTAATGCCTTGACCAGAAATTTGTTGTTCAGACGGTTGGATTGGGATGATTTTACCCCTGAAAGAATTGGGAGAATGAAGCAAACTATTGCGGAAATTGTTTGTCACGGTTTGAAACTTGGTGATCCGCAACAATATATGGAGACTTCATGA